The segment CGCACCCAAACGCGCACAAGCCAACATCCCGACAATCGCTTCAGGCACCATTGGCATATAAATGATGACAGTATCGCCTTTTTCTACACCCAAATCGCGCAATGCTCCCGCAAATTTGGCTACTTGTGTTTGTAGCTCACGGTAAGTAAATTTCTTTTGCGTTTTGGTAACGGGTGAATCATAAATCAAGGCTGTCTGCTCGGCGCGACCGTTGGCAACATGATAATCCAAACACAAATACGCCGTATTCAGGCTACCGCCTTCGTACCAACGCCAAAAGTCTTTGGGGTCTTTGCTAACGATTTTTTCTGGAAATTTGTACCAATCAATATTGGCGGCTTTTTCTTTCCAGAATACTTCGCGGTCGTTTACCGAAGCATCAAATTCTTGTTGATAATTTTTCATTGAATTACATAGTTTTAGTAAGGGTATAAAGAATTGCTTTTTCTGATTGCAACCAAGCAAAAATAATATTTTTTAAAGGAGCAGCCAACTATTTTTCGTATAATTCTAAGGGCAGTCCGTCGGGGTCTGAGAAGAATGTAAAACGTTTGCGTGTAAACTCATCGGTTCTGATAGCCTCTGTTATTACATTTTTTTCTTGTAGAAATGCCGTAGCAGCCTCAATATCAGCCACCTGAAAAGCCAAGTGCCTAAGGCCTGCCGCTTCGGGTCTGGACACACGCGGCGGCGGCGCAGGAAATGAAAAAAGTTCTATTACATACTGACCCGCCAACGACAAATCCAATTTGTATGACTGTCGCTCTTGCCGATACGTTTCGGCCACAATTTCAAAGCCCAAGATTTCGGTATAAAATCGTTTGGAGCGTTCGTAATCCGAGCAAATAATTGCAATATGATGTATTTTTTCTATGCCAAGCATTCTATTTTTCAGACGGTTTCCAGCCAATTTAACGGAATATTCCAGAGGTTTTTTTCAAATTTATTTCTAAAAAAATTAACGTGACCAATTGCTTTTGTTTTAGCTTCCGAAAGTAAAATATGTTTACGTTCTACTTTCGCATTTTTAAGCATTTTTTGTACGAAAATATCAACGGCTTTTTCGGGAGCAATCCAGTCGTCTTCCAAGCTAATTACCAGCACAGGTTTATCTATTTTTTCGTAAAAATTATAGGATTGTTCGGCCAATGCCATCGCCGATTTTTTACTAACAATAAGCGTGCGCCAATCTTTGGCAACACCCACAGGCAACGACTCGCCCATACTCTTTACTTTGGAAGGAAAATAGCCCAACATTTTGCTTAAAACAGGCACTAAAACATAAAAAAACCAAAGCACAGCGGGTTTATTTTTATTATAAAAATTCTTCCAATAACCAAATTGGGCGGCCACTGTTACGAAGGCATCATATTGTTTGTAGGCGGGTGTAAGTCCGATAAAAATGCCACCAATGCTATGCCCAATATGAAACTTACGAGCATTGGGGTGCGCATCTGTTACAAAATCAGTAATTGCTTGAAAATCTTTGGTAGCCCAATCGCGCATAGTAGCTTGAAAACCAGATATTTTGTCTGGCTTTGAAAGACCAATTCCACGATAGTCATAGGTGTAAACCGTATAGCCTTGCGCAGCAAATTTGGCCGCAAAACCCGCATAAAAACGCTGCTTTATGCCTGTGGCACTGCAAATTACAATTACATTTCCGTTGGGGTTTTCGGGCACAAAACGAGTAGCCGCGATACGGTAATTGTCAGCCGTCAGTACGCTGAATTTTTCCATAAAATATAATTGACAATATATACTATTTTCTCTCTGTGCGAAAATACGCAAGTCTGCGAATTTATTCTACAAAAATTTTATCTTTTTTACATAAAAACAAAAAAGAAACCTCCCTTTTGAGGAGGCTTCTTTGATTAAGAAAAGTGAATTGAATATTATACGTCATCGTACTCACCTTTTACAGAGAAATAGCCGAAAGTGGCCAAACCTGCAACAATAAGAGGAGTAAGAATTGCAAGAATAATAATCCCGAAAACGAGGTCATCTTGCTTGCCTGTAGCTAATTTTGGTAAACCAAAAGTAAATATGCAGAAGTATCCAGAAAAGGCGGCAAAAGCAAGCCATACGATACCTAAAAAACGCTTTAATGCTTTCATATTATTTGTGTGCTAATTTTATTCGTGAATATTTTTCTTTGTGTTAATGTAAACCATACCAATAATAAAGCTAATTGAAGCAATAATTATCGGATACCACAAACCTTCAAGGTAAAATGTAGGGTCTCCATTGTTTTTAGCATTCGTTACCAAGTAAGTAGAGATAGCAGGTAGCAAACCACCGAA is part of the Flexibacter flexilis DSM 6793 genome and harbors:
- the gloA2 gene encoding SMU1112c/YaeR family gloxylase I-like metalloprotein, with amino-acid sequence MLGIEKIHHIAIICSDYERSKRFYTEILGFEIVAETYRQERQSYKLDLSLAGQYVIELFSFPAPPPRVSRPEAAGLRHLAFQVADIEAATAFLQEKNVITEAIRTDEFTRKRFTFFSDPDGLPLELYEK
- a CDS encoding alpha/beta hydrolase family protein produces the protein MEKFSVLTADNYRIAATRFVPENPNGNVIVICSATGIKQRFYAGFAAKFAAQGYTVYTYDYRGIGLSKPDKISGFQATMRDWATKDFQAITDFVTDAHPNARKFHIGHSIGGIFIGLTPAYKQYDAFVTVAAQFGYWKNFYNKNKPAVLWFFYVLVPVLSKMLGYFPSKVKSMGESLPVGVAKDWRTLIVSKKSAMALAEQSYNFYEKIDKPVLVISLEDDWIAPEKAVDIFVQKMLKNAKVERKHILLSEAKTKAIGHVNFFRNKFEKNLWNIPLNWLETV
- a CDS encoding DUF6814 family protein → MKALKRFLGIVWLAFAAFSGYFCIFTFGLPKLATGKQDDLVFGIIILAILTPLIVAGLATFGYFSVKGEYDDV